In Flavobacterium cerinum, one genomic interval encodes:
- the pgi gene encoding glucose-6-phosphate isomerase has product MLENTNPTGTVAWQKLRTHFSEMQYVKMQDLFKSDNNRTEKLHILWNDFLLDYSKNRIEKKTLDLFGELAEEVDLKAAIQKYFSGDKINHTEERAVLHTALRSDEKEILVDGVNIIPEINTVKNQIRVFSEAVINGTKRGYTDKTFTDIVNIGIGGSDLGPDMVVEALQFYGNHLKLHFISNIDGDHIAEKLKYLNPETTLFVIVSKTFTTQETLTNAQTIRKWFLKEASETDIAHHFVAVSCNLEKVAEFGISDTNVFPMWDWVGGRFSLWSAVGLSISLAIGYENFESLLKGANKMDEHFKTAAFDANIPVILAFISIWYNNFFEAETEAIIPYSDYLKKLIPYLQQSCMESNGKQVNRDGYPVNYQTGTIIWGEPGSNSQHAFFQLIHQGTKLIPADFIGFKESLYGNKEHHDILMSNFFAQTEALLNGKTEAEATNESSENSYLIPFKTFDGNRPTNTLLINKLTPQSLGSLIAMYEHKIFVQGVIWNIFSFDQFGVEYGKSLANTILDEILHHKAGSHDSSTNFLLNQYLK; this is encoded by the coding sequence ATGTTAGAGAATACAAATCCTACAGGAACAGTTGCCTGGCAAAAACTGCGTACGCATTTTAGTGAAATGCAATATGTGAAAATGCAAGATCTTTTTAAGTCCGATAATAACAGGACGGAAAAGCTGCATATTCTATGGAACGACTTTTTGCTGGACTATTCTAAAAACCGCATTGAAAAAAAAACGCTTGACCTTTTTGGCGAATTGGCGGAAGAGGTTGATCTGAAAGCAGCAATCCAAAAGTATTTTTCAGGAGATAAGATTAATCATACCGAAGAACGGGCCGTATTGCATACAGCATTGCGATCGGATGAAAAAGAAATCCTTGTAGACGGAGTTAATATTATTCCGGAAATCAACACGGTTAAAAACCAAATCCGGGTGTTTTCTGAGGCTGTGATTAACGGAACTAAACGAGGTTATACCGATAAAACCTTTACTGATATTGTAAATATTGGTATCGGAGGGTCTGATCTGGGACCGGATATGGTAGTCGAAGCGCTTCAGTTTTACGGAAATCACTTGAAACTTCATTTTATTTCAAATATCGATGGTGATCATATTGCTGAAAAACTAAAATATCTTAACCCGGAAACCACTTTGTTTGTGATTGTTTCCAAAACGTTTACTACGCAGGAAACGCTTACGAATGCTCAAACAATAAGAAAGTGGTTTTTAAAAGAGGCTTCTGAAACAGATATTGCACATCACTTTGTAGCAGTTTCCTGTAATCTTGAAAAAGTAGCAGAATTCGGTATTTCGGATACCAATGTTTTCCCGATGTGGGATTGGGTTGGCGGAAGATTTTCCCTTTGGAGTGCCGTTGGACTTTCAATAAGTCTGGCTATCGGATATGAGAATTTCGAATCGCTGTTAAAGGGAGCGAATAAAATGGATGAACATTTTAAAACAGCTGCTTTTGATGCGAATATTCCGGTGATTTTAGCTTTTATCAGTATTTGGTATAACAATTTTTTTGAAGCCGAAACCGAAGCGATAATCCCGTATTCTGATTACCTGAAGAAGCTGATTCCGTATTTGCAGCAAAGTTGCATGGAAAGTAATGGAAAACAGGTAAATCGGGATGGTTATCCGGTAAACTATCAAACCGGAACCATTATCTGGGGCGAACCGGGAAGTAATTCACAACATGCTTTTTTTCAATTAATCCATCAGGGAACCAAATTAATTCCGGCCGATTTTATCGGATTTAAAGAGTCACTTTACGGAAATAAAGAACATCATGATATACTGATGTCAAATTTCTTTGCGCAGACAGAGGCATTGTTAAACGGAAAAACAGAAGCAGAAGCGACAAATGAATCGTCAGAAAACAGCTATCTGATTCCGTTTAAAACGTTTGACGGTAACCGACCAACAAATACATTGTTAATAAATAAACTCACACCACAATCGTTAGGAAGTCTAATTGCCATGTATGAGCACAAAATATTTGTACAAGGTGTTATCTGGAATATCTTTAGTTTTGATCAGTTTGGTGTGGAATATGGCAAGTCGTTAGCTAATACCATCTTGGATGAGATTCTTCATCATAAAGCCGGATCTCATGATTCGTCGACTAATTTTCTTTTAAATCAGTATTTAAAATAG
- a CDS encoding TonB-dependent receptor — MKNLKNWLLLMLFSLVSTVAFSQTKITGTITDGELKGSLPGASVIVKGTNEGTTTDFDGKFTLTTNAKSGELIISFIGYASKTVTFKGESGKTVNIGSVELQSDSNTLEDIVVVGKGVIDLAKDRRTPIAVSTIKASEIQAKVGSADITQTLVNTPSVYVAGQAGGFGDSRVNVRGFAQDNTAFLLNGQPINGMEDGKIYWSNWSGMSDIANGIQIQRGLGSSKLAISSVGGTVNFITKATDKRQGGFASFGLANNDYFKSTIGYNTGMNAKGWGMSVMFTHWQGDGYNYGTKGEGQSYFISVGYQPNSKHNFNFLLTGAPQEHDQNFTKTIKTYLDKGRRFNDNWGTLNGKYLSERTNFYHKPVANFNWDYTISDKTQLSSVLYASWGRGGGTGNYGKSSAKLRTPDGQIDFDGIYAFNQTAPNGDGNPNNNYLIRSSMNNHSWYGLVSNLKTELTKNLNLNFGLDLRTYNGTHYRQVSNFLGLNSWTESRSLRDNTHQTVTPPVFNTVTDQMGTNPWTSMFNTTPENQRIDYDYSETISYGGLFGQLEYSDEKVSAFFQGAVSNQSHKREDRYDYLPQFKDSEKVNNWGYNVKGGGSYNITENNSFYVNAGYYSRQPYHDNVYLNFTNAVNPLSSNEKILGLEAGYSFKSKFLSANLNAYRTSWKDRVTTTSSTTTADGVIGTTPVAAGSLIYKTNQGVEQIHNGLELDVIAKPFSQLEIKGFASVGNWKYKGEVVTTQRDESLNTLDEKREDVDGGKVGDAAQTTFGAGFKYEIVERLSFDADWRNYSKLYANVGAVKDNLELPSYNLVDAGVSYKMLVGKDKKNSVQFRLNVNNLFNEIYLTELTSNIKTTANINNANPAQGTYQSTGRVYKGIADGNQGYFGFGRTWNVTLRYNF; from the coding sequence ATGAAAAATTTGAAAAATTGGTTATTACTGATGCTATTCTCTTTAGTGTCAACGGTAGCCTTTTCACAAACCAAAATTACAGGAACCATCACTGATGGCGAATTGAAAGGTTCGCTTCCCGGAGCAAGCGTTATTGTTAAAGGAACTAACGAAGGTACTACTACCGATTTTGACGGAAAATTTACATTAACTACCAATGCAAAATCAGGTGAATTGATCATTTCATTTATCGGATATGCTTCAAAAACCGTAACTTTTAAAGGGGAATCCGGAAAAACGGTGAACATTGGAAGCGTAGAATTACAATCGGATTCCAATACCTTAGAAGACATTGTTGTTGTTGGTAAAGGAGTAATCGACTTAGCAAAAGATCGTAGAACACCGATTGCCGTGTCTACTATCAAAGCTTCTGAAATTCAGGCTAAAGTAGGATCAGCCGATATTACACAAACATTGGTAAATACACCTTCAGTTTACGTTGCCGGTCAGGCAGGTGGATTCGGTGATTCAAGAGTAAATGTTCGTGGTTTTGCACAGGATAATACGGCTTTCTTATTGAACGGTCAGCCAATCAACGGTATGGAAGACGGTAAAATTTACTGGTCTAACTGGTCCGGAATGTCTGATATCGCAAATGGTATTCAAATTCAAAGAGGTTTGGGATCTTCTAAATTAGCCATCTCTTCAGTGGGAGGTACGGTTAACTTTATTACCAAAGCTACAGATAAAAGACAAGGTGGATTCGCTTCTTTCGGATTGGCGAATAACGATTATTTCAAATCGACTATCGGTTACAATACCGGTATGAATGCAAAAGGATGGGGAATGAGCGTTATGTTTACACATTGGCAAGGAGACGGATATAACTACGGAACAAAAGGTGAAGGGCAAAGCTACTTTATCTCTGTGGGATATCAGCCGAATAGCAAACATAATTTTAACTTCTTATTGACCGGTGCACCACAGGAGCACGATCAGAACTTTACCAAAACAATTAAAACGTATTTGGATAAAGGAAGAAGATTTAATGATAACTGGGGTACTTTAAACGGAAAATACCTTTCTGAAAGAACAAACTTCTATCATAAACCGGTTGCCAACTTTAACTGGGATTACACAATCAGTGATAAAACACAATTGTCTTCTGTATTATATGCTTCATGGGGACGTGGAGGAGGAACTGGAAACTACGGAAAAAGTAGTGCCAAGCTAAGAACTCCGGACGGACAAATCGATTTTGACGGTATTTATGCTTTCAACCAGACGGCTCCGAACGGAGACGGAAATCCGAATAATAACTACCTGATCCGTTCTTCTATGAACAACCACTCTTGGTATGGATTGGTGTCAAACCTAAAAACAGAATTGACGAAAAACCTAAACCTTAACTTTGGTTTGGATTTAAGAACATACAACGGAACACACTACAGACAAGTTTCGAATTTCTTAGGATTAAACAGCTGGACAGAATCCAGATCTTTAAGAGATAATACACACCAAACGGTTACACCACCTGTATTTAATACAGTAACAGATCAAATGGGAACAAACCCATGGACATCAATGTTTAATACTACTCCGGAAAACCAAAGAATTGATTACGATTATAGCGAAACCATTTCGTATGGCGGATTATTCGGTCAGTTAGAATATTCGGATGAAAAAGTATCGGCGTTCTTCCAGGGAGCGGTATCAAACCAATCACACAAACGTGAGGATCGTTATGATTACCTACCGCAATTTAAAGATTCTGAAAAAGTAAACAATTGGGGATATAACGTTAAAGGAGGTGGTAGTTACAACATTACCGAAAACAACTCTTTTTATGTGAATGCAGGATATTACTCAAGACAACCTTACCATGATAATGTGTACCTGAACTTTACAAATGCAGTGAATCCGTTATCTTCTAACGAAAAAATTCTAGGTTTGGAAGCAGGTTATAGCTTTAAATCGAAATTTTTAAGTGCTAACCTTAATGCTTACAGAACATCTTGGAAAGACAGAGTAACCACAACATCTAGTACAACAACTGCTGATGGCGTTATCGGAACAACACCTGTAGCTGCGGGAAGTCTAATCTACAAAACAAATCAGGGAGTTGAACAAATTCACAACGGTTTGGAATTAGATGTAATTGCAAAACCATTCAGTCAATTAGAAATTAAAGGTTTTGCTTCTGTTGGAAACTGGAAATACAAAGGAGAAGTAGTAACGACACAGCGAGATGAAAGTTTAAATACATTAGATGAAAAGAGAGAAGATGTAGACGGAGGTAAAGTGGGTGATGCTGCACAAACTACTTTCGGTGCAGGATTCAAATACGAAATCGTTGAACGTCTGTCTTTTGATGCAGACTGGAGAAACTACTCTAAATTATATGCTAACGTTGGTGCTGTAAAAGACAACTTGGAATTACCATCTTATAACTTGGTTGATGCAGGTGTATCTTACAAAATGTTAGTAGGAAAAGATAAAAAGAACTCAGTTCAGTTCCGTTTAAACGTTAACAACTTGTTTAATGAAATCTATTTGACAGAGTTAACAAGTAATATTAAAACAACAGCAAATATCAATAATGCCAACCCGGCTCAGGGAACATATCAGTCAACTGGTAGAGTTTACAAAGGTATTGCTGACGGAAACCAGGGATATTTCGGATTCGGAAGAACATGGAATGTAACACTTCGATATAACTTTTAA
- a CDS encoding IS3 family transposase yields MFGINRQVYYRSIKRAKFRRTLAEQVVTLVKEQRIAQPRLGTRKLYHILITELKALKVGRDKFFSILKANHLLIHPKRSYHLTTWSHHRFRKHPNLIKELDITRPEQVWVSDITYIGKREKPCYLSLITDAYSKKIMGYDVSDSLSTQGCIRALKMARKNRIFKSESLIHHSDRGIQYCSDEYQYLLKKYSLKCSMTQNSDPYENAVAERINGILKQEFRIDTYHLELYLMKKLIDEIIKKYNQIRPHWSNYMLTPNQMHLQRSIKIKTYKTKNRSNSEATSV; encoded by the coding sequence TTGTTCGGGATAAACAGGCAGGTTTATTATCGAAGTATTAAGCGCGCTAAATTCAGAAGAACCTTGGCAGAACAGGTTGTAACACTTGTAAAAGAGCAACGTATAGCTCAACCTCGGTTAGGAACACGTAAACTGTATCATATTCTTATAACTGAACTTAAAGCATTAAAAGTAGGCCGAGATAAGTTTTTTTCTATTTTAAAAGCTAATCATTTATTGATACACCCCAAAAGGAGTTATCATCTTACCACATGGTCACACCATCGTTTTAGAAAACATCCTAACTTGATAAAAGAGCTGGATATTACAAGGCCGGAACAAGTGTGGGTATCAGATATCACCTATATTGGAAAACGAGAAAAGCCTTGTTATCTGAGTTTAATAACTGATGCCTATTCAAAAAAGATAATGGGATATGATGTATCTGATTCTCTCAGTACACAAGGCTGTATCAGAGCCTTAAAAATGGCTCGTAAGAATAGGATATTTAAGTCTGAATCATTGATACATCATTCAGACAGGGGAATACAATATTGTTCGGATGAGTATCAGTATTTATTAAAGAAATACAGTCTAAAATGCAGTATGACACAAAACTCAGATCCGTATGAAAACGCAGTGGCTGAAAGAATAAACGGAATATTAAAACAAGAGTTTAGAATTGATACCTATCATCTTGAACTATATTTAATGAAGAAACTCATAGATGAGATTATTAAAAAATATAACCAGATTAGACCACATTGGTCAAACTATATGCTAACACCTAATCAAATGCATTTACAAAGAAGTATTAAAATAAAAACTTATAAAACAAAAAACAGAAGTAACTCGGAAGCTACTTCTGTCTAA
- a CDS encoding CPBP family intramembrane glutamic endopeptidase: protein MVFSIEILNRIYRFHKTLSKAKLFITAFGVLYFITTLISVIGNFIQEDAYQIEALEGKSLILVFFLLVVVAPVVETFIFQYGIIELCLLVRSKYNKQIALFVSALLFGLSHSYNIIYIVFATIMGVSLAFYYLCFRKYETKYAILAVMILHALLNGITFFFNYVLEIEI from the coding sequence ATGGTGTTTAGTATCGAAATTCTGAATAGGATATACCGGTTTCATAAAACATTAAGTAAAGCAAAGTTATTTATAACCGCTTTCGGGGTGTTGTATTTTATAACGACTTTGATTTCTGTAATCGGTAACTTTATTCAGGAAGATGCATATCAAATTGAAGCATTAGAGGGAAAGAGTTTGATTTTGGTTTTTTTTCTTCTTGTTGTAGTGGCACCGGTAGTTGAAACCTTTATTTTTCAATATGGTATTATAGAGTTATGTCTTTTGGTGCGATCAAAATATAACAAACAAATAGCATTGTTTGTTTCGGCATTGTTGTTTGGACTGTCTCATAGCTACAATATAATATATATTGTTTTTGCTACAATTATGGGAGTATCATTGGCTTTTTATTACCTGTGCTTTCGGAAATATGAAACAAAATATGCAATATTGGCTGTCATGATATTACATGCGTTGTTAAATGGTATTACTTTTTTCTTCAACTATGTGTTGGAAATCGAAATATAA
- a CDS encoding DsbA family oxidoreductase translates to MKIEIWSDIRCPFCYIGKTKFEKALAQFEHKDAVEITWRAFQLDPEAVTDTSISAAQSMASRKGISLEESEEMHANATEIASEVGLDFHFEKAVPANSMKAHQLSAFAKTKGVQNDIEDALFRAYFTEGKNIDDIPTLIAIGTNFGLTASDIQNVYDNNLFADEVKADQMQAYQFGINSVPFFVLNNKYAVKGAQPVDHFLATLNGVYQEMHQST, encoded by the coding sequence ATGAAAATAGAAATATGGAGTGACATTCGTTGTCCGTTCTGCTATATTGGAAAAACAAAATTTGAAAAGGCTTTAGCCCAATTTGAACATAAAGATGCTGTAGAAATCACCTGGCGTGCATTTCAACTGGATCCTGAAGCTGTAACCGATACTTCCATTTCTGCTGCTCAGAGTATGGCGAGTCGTAAAGGGATCAGTCTGGAAGAATCGGAAGAGATGCATGCAAACGCAACAGAAATCGCAAGTGAAGTCGGTTTGGATTTCCACTTTGAAAAAGCAGTACCGGCCAACAGTATGAAAGCGCATCAGTTATCGGCTTTTGCTAAAACCAAAGGCGTACAAAATGATATTGAAGATGCTTTATTCCGCGCTTATTTTACCGAAGGAAAAAATATTGACGATATTCCAACGCTGATTGCAATCGGAACGAACTTCGGATTAACAGCATCCGACATTCAAAATGTATACGACAACAACTTATTTGCTGATGAGGTAAAAGCCGATCAGATGCAAGCGTATCAATTCGGCATAAATTCCGTTCCTTTCTTCGTTTTAAACAACAAATATGCAGTTAAGGGCGCTCAACCTGTTGATCACTTTTTAGCGACGTTAAACGGCGTTTATCAAGAAATGCATCAATCAACGTAA